From the Catharus ustulatus isolate bCatUst1 chromosome 2, bCatUst1.pri.v2, whole genome shotgun sequence genome, the window GTAATTGCTTTCTGATGTTCCCTATCCATGGTGGCACTTTGCTACCACCAGGTGAACAAGAACTTGTAGAAGAAGTCGTGTGATTTGAAGCGAAAACCTTTTTCAGCAACATGGGGCTGAAAGGATATTTTATACCCTTTGGCTTCAACATCCATCTGAATGCAGTCGAGCAGATCAGAAATACTTGGTACAGCCTTCCAGGGGCCAAACTTCACCACGGATTTTTTATCCATGTCCAAACTGTTCAAGGCATCCTGACACCTGGCTGCGTCCTCCTCAGTTCTGACCACGCATACGATGACGCTGGACTGTCGGGATGCAACCGCTTCCGCCCTCGCGACGCGGATCATCAGCTCGATGTTCTCACTGTAGTTGGGCACACGAGCCAGAAACTGTCTCCTTGCCACGAGCTCCCCAAAGATCTGTGGGGAG encodes:
- the KCTD14 gene encoding BTB/POZ domain-containing protein KCTD14 isoform X1, producing MSVSSEHKPLGKQVTGSLHMVSKLSPIVELNVGGEIYTTTLSTLKKHPGSKLAEMFTGQPKLRTDSEGRFFIDRPGTYFKYILEYLRSNQVPTQCIQDVYKEALFYDIEPLIKQLEDSPQIFGELVARRQFLARVPNYSENIELMIRVARAEAVASRQSSVIVCVVRTEEDAARCQDALNSLDMDKKSVVKFGPWKAVPSISDLLDCIQMDVEAKGYKISFQPHVAEKGFRFKSHDFFYKFLFTWW
- the KCTD14 gene encoding BTB/POZ domain-containing protein KCTD14 isoform X2, producing the protein MSVSSEHKPLGKQVTGSLHMLSPIVELNVGGEIYTTTLSTLKKHPGSKLAEMFTGQPKLRTDSEGRFFIDRPGTYFKYILEYLRSNQVPTQCIQDVYKEALFYDIEPLIKQLEDSPQIFGELVARRQFLARVPNYSENIELMIRVARAEAVASRQSSVIVCVVRTEEDAARCQDALNSLDMDKKSVVKFGPWKAVPSISDLLDCIQMDVEAKGYKISFQPHVAEKGFRFKSHDFFYKFLFTWW